A window of the Helianthus annuus cultivar XRQ/B chromosome 4, HanXRQr2.0-SUNRISE, whole genome shotgun sequence genome harbors these coding sequences:
- the LOC110911223 gene encoding uncharacterized protein LOC110911223, whose product MINLLFLSFILVTTPVTGAFWPSFSSHHHHHQVAVKDGHEVVIEFKEQSHSSNKITIYQTDDSGVTGFDFTTFKTTVATAYTKTTGVANVAAAKTGENAINIIAKAMKKLVQTIRMAGVDDDSEGTLKDMVVKLEEWDPVDSPKRICEDIGHNASAKIEEGVEEVKETVKNIVETSPNEVLTRSKTTINDVLDIVLSERWVTGWCHLLGFSTAYGMGVWVTSFSGCVLGKCLTKQEGAMVLNMMNMVYFRTMGCCVGAAVFGFLVSQGRRGCLYNKMVMFQGFNLVSALVMVLTNLIFLEPRATKLIAHRMKGTGEVKSVAAKKLKKINTYISTLNVSTTVVLTWHLAYIGQLLQARR is encoded by the exons ATGATCAACCTTTTGTTTCTTTCTTTCATTCTGGTTACAACTCCGGTCACCGGAGCATTTTGGCCGTCGTTTTCAtcacaccatcaccaccaccaggTGGCCGTAAAAGACGGCCACGAAGTTGTTATCGAATTCAAAGAACAAAGCCACAGCAGCAACAAAATAACAATATACCAAACCGATGATTCCGGTGTCACCGGGTTCGATTTCACCACGTTCAAAACCACCGTCGCCACCGCATACACTAAGACGACAGGAGTCGCCAATGTAGCGGCGGCAAAAACAGGTGAAAACGCGATTAATATCATTGCAAAAGCGATGAAGAAGTTGGTGCAAACTATAAGAATGGCGGGTGTCGATGATGACAGCGAAGGAACGCTTAAAGACATGGTGGTTAAACTCGAAGAATGGGATCCTGTCGATTCGCCAAAACGGATATGTGAAGATATCGGACACAACGCCAGTGCGAAAATCGAAGAAGGGGTCGAAGAAGTTAAGGAAACCGTCAAAAACATAGTTGAAACTAGCCCGAATGAGGTTTTAACAAGGTCGAAAACCACGATAAACGATGTTTTGGACATCGTTTTATCGGAGAGATGGGTGACTGGTTGGTGTCACCTACTTGGGTTTTCGACCGCTTATGGGATGGGGGTGTGGGTAACGTCCTTTTCAGGGTGTGTTTTGGggaagtgtttaacgaaacaagAGGGTGCAATGGTGTTGAACATGATGAATATGGTGTATTTTAGGACTATGGGATGTTGTGTTGGTGCAGCTGTCTTTGGGTTTCTTGTGAGTCAAGGAAGAAGAGGGTGTTTGTATAACAAGATGGTGATGTTTCAAGGGTTTAATCTTGTTTCTGCACTTGTTATGGTTTTGACCAATCTTATCTTCTTGGAGCCTCGAGCAACAAAG TTAATAGCCCACAGAATGAAGGGAACTGGTGAAGTTAAAAGTGTAGCAGCAAAGAAGCTAAAGAAGATAAACACATACATATCGACACTGAATGTGTCGACAACGGTGGTGCTAACTTGGCATCTAGCGTACATTGGTCAACTGCTTCAAGCTCGACGCTAG